The following are encoded together in the Burkholderiales bacterium genome:
- the miaA gene encoding tRNA (adenosine(37)-N6)-dimethylallyltransferase MiaA, protein MSKRPPAVFLMGPTASGKTAAAVMLASRLPLEIISVDSAQVYRHMDIGTAKPDAQTLRIAPHHLIDLIEPTESYSAARFREDAMRCMAEITARGRVPLLVGGTLLYFKALREGLSELPEADWTLRAEIEARARAVGWPQLHGELARLDPETAARLKPTDAQRIQRALEVVHLTGKPLSRLLSGPALGEAFPYRVLPIVLMPGERTVLHRRIAERFQRMLEQGLIEEVEWLRAHYALSPRMPSMRCVGYRQVWQYLEGEIPRAALGEQGIVATRQLAKRQMTWLRAMRDAVVLDCLDARLFPQLMEHVSRFLEA, encoded by the coding sequence ATGAGCAAACGTCCGCCGGCGGTGTTTCTCATGGGGCCCACAGCGAGCGGCAAGACCGCGGCGGCGGTGATGCTGGCCAGCCGGCTGCCGCTGGAAATCATCAGCGTGGACTCCGCCCAGGTCTACCGGCACATGGACATCGGCACCGCCAAGCCGGATGCGCAAACCTTGCGCATCGCCCCCCACCATCTCATCGACCTCATCGAACCCACGGAAAGCTATTCCGCCGCCCGTTTCCGCGAGGATGCGATGCGCTGCATGGCGGAAATCACCGCCCGCGGCCGCGTGCCACTGCTGGTCGGGGGCACCCTGCTCTACTTCAAGGCGCTGCGGGAAGGGTTGAGTGAGTTGCCGGAGGCGGACTGGACCCTGCGGGCGGAGATCGAGGCGCGCGCCCGGGCCGTCGGCTGGCCGCAACTGCACGGGGAACTCGCCCGCCTCGACCCGGAAACGGCGGCGCGCCTCAAACCCACCGACGCGCAGCGCATCCAGCGCGCCCTGGAAGTGGTTCACCTCACCGGTAAGCCCCTGTCCCGGCTGCTTTCCGGCCCGGCCCTTGGCGAGGCGTTTCCCTATCGCGTGCTGCCCATCGTCCTCATGCCGGGGGAGCGCACAGTGCTGCACCGGCGCATCGCCGAGCGCTTCCAGCGCATGCTGGAGCAAGGCCTGATCGAGGAGGTGGAGTGGCTGCGCGCCCACTACGCCTTGAGCCCACGAATGCCTTCCATGCGCTGTGTCGGCTACCGTCAGGTCTGGCAATACCTGGAGGGAGAAATCCCCCGCGCGGCGCTCGGCGAGCAGGGGATCGTCGCCACCCGTCAGCTTGCCAAGCGACAGATGACGTGGCTTAGGGCGATGCGGGATGCGGTGGTGCTGGACTGCCTCGATGCGCGGCTTTTCCCGCAGCTCATGGAGCACGTCAGTCGGTTTCTGGAGGCGTAG
- the tsaE gene encoding tRNA (adenosine(37)-N6)-threonylcarbamoyltransferase complex ATPase subunit type 1 TsaE, whose translation MTREIIRPLPDEAATLALGAALAQGFAPGLVVYLSGDLGAGKTTLVRGALRGLGYTGRVKSPTYTLVELYPFSKLSLYHFDFYRFTDPREWLDAGFREAFGGEAVCLVEWPEKAGAWLPPPDLHIHLAVTGTGRTARLVAHTQAGEACLDQLEGGKQDG comes from the coding sequence ATGACGCGGGAAATCATTCGCCCCCTGCCGGACGAGGCGGCCACCCTGGCCCTGGGGGCGGCGCTGGCGCAGGGGTTTGCTCCGGGGCTGGTGGTGTACCTGTCGGGAGACCTCGGGGCGGGCAAGACTACCCTGGTGCGGGGCGCGTTGAGGGGGCTTGGCTACACCGGCCGGGTGAAAAGTCCCACCTACACCTTGGTTGAACTTTATCCTTTTTCTAAGTTATCCTTGTATCACTTTGATTTCTATCGTTTCACCGATCCGCGGGAATGGCTCGATGCAGGTTTCCGGGAAGCCTTCGGCGGTGAGGCGGTGTGCCTGGTGGAGTGGCCGGAAAAGGCCGGGGCGTGGCTGCCCCCGCCGGATCTCCACATCCACCTCGCGGTAACCGGCACGGGGCGCACGGCGCGGTTGGTGGCGCATACGCAAGCGGGGGAAGCATGTCTGGACCAGCTGGAGGGCGGAAAGCAGGATGGCTAG
- the murI gene encoding glutamate racemase produces the protein MHPDPRSPIGVFDSGVGGLTVVRALMERLPFEHIVYFGDTARVPYGVKSVETIAHYTTQIAEFLLEKRVKLLIIACNTMAAVASGVVRDLAPVPVLDVIDAGALAAARTTRNGRIGIIGTPTTINSNAYALAIHRHHPDVRLYSQACALFVPLVEEGWLDHPVTRLAAQEYLKPVLSEDIDTLVLGCTHYPLLKPLLQEVAGPGVTLIDSAQAMAERTALLLKERNLANPETQAPRYEYYVTDVPLRFQTIGERFLGRSLSPVHVVKW, from the coding sequence ATGCATCCCGATCCGCGTTCCCCCATCGGCGTCTTCGATTCCGGCGTCGGCGGTCTCACCGTCGTGCGGGCCCTGATGGAGCGCCTGCCCTTCGAGCACATCGTCTATTTCGGCGACACCGCCCGTGTGCCCTACGGTGTGAAATCGGTGGAGACCATCGCCCACTACACCACCCAGATCGCGGAATTCCTGCTGGAAAAACGGGTAAAGCTGCTCATCATCGCCTGCAACACCATGGCGGCGGTGGCCTCGGGTGTGGTCCGGGACCTGGCACCGGTGCCGGTACTGGATGTGATCGACGCCGGCGCGCTCGCCGCCGCCCGCACCACCCGCAACGGCCGCATCGGCATCATCGGCACGCCCACCACCATCAACAGCAATGCCTATGCCCTGGCCATCCACCGCCATCATCCGGACGTGCGCCTCTATTCCCAGGCCTGTGCCCTCTTCGTGCCCCTGGTGGAGGAAGGCTGGCTCGACCACCCCGTCACACGGCTTGCGGCGCAGGAATATCTGAAGCCGGTGTTGAGCGAGGACATCGACACCCTGGTGCTGGGCTGCACCCACTATCCTTTGCTCAAACCGCTGCTGCAGGAAGTGGCCGGACCGGGGGTGACCCTCATCGATTCCGCCCAGGCCATGGCGGAGCGCACGGCGCTCCTGCTCAAGGAACGCAACCTCGCCAATCCGGAAACCCAGGCGCCCCGTTACGAGTATTACGTCACCGACGTGCCGCTGCGTTTCCAGACCATCGGCGAACGTTTCCTCGGCCGCAGTCTGTCCCCTGTCCACGTGGTGAAATGGTGA
- a CDS encoding N-acetylmuramoyl-L-alanine amidase — protein sequence MSGPAGGRKAGWLACLAALCLSALGGNALAATPIVSARIWPAAEYTRITLESAAPLKYTHFTVPDPERLVLDLEDVALDGTLKGLASRLGADDPYVKAIRIGRFKPGVVRVVFDLKVAARPAVFPLKPVGGYGHRLVVDVYPREPVDPLLALLETATPGEAAAGMERAPAPPRQGEAPARHEARKKAAGRNDMGQLLLIAIDAGHGGEDPGARGAAGTLEKDVTLAIARRVKARIDEDPNMRGVLIRDGDYFIPLGQRVTKARRVQADLFVSIHADAWINPEARGSSVFALSEHGATSAAARWLAKRENEADLIGGVNLDVKDTYLKRTLLDLSQTATINESLKLGKDVLQELGGINRLHKAEVEQAGFAVLKAPDIPSILVETAFITNPHEEARLADEDYQERLAAAIVSGIKRYFARNPPLARSKLAANER from the coding sequence ATGTCTGGACCAGCTGGAGGGCGGAAAGCAGGATGGCTAGCGTGCCTGGCTGCGCTTTGCCTCTCGGCCCTTGGGGGGAATGCCCTTGCCGCCACCCCCATCGTTTCCGCCCGTATCTGGCCGGCGGCGGAATACACCCGCATCACCCTGGAATCGGCCGCGCCCCTCAAATATACCCACTTCACCGTTCCCGACCCGGAACGGCTGGTGCTGGATCTGGAGGATGTGGCGCTGGATGGGACCCTCAAGGGCCTGGCCTCCCGCCTTGGCGCCGATGACCCCTATGTGAAGGCCATCCGCATCGGCCGCTTCAAGCCGGGCGTGGTGCGGGTGGTGTTCGACCTAAAGGTGGCCGCCCGGCCGGCCGTCTTCCCCCTCAAACCGGTGGGGGGGTATGGCCACCGGCTGGTGGTGGATGTCTATCCCCGGGAGCCGGTGGACCCGCTGCTTGCCCTGCTGGAGACGGCCACCCCCGGCGAGGCGGCCGCGGGGATGGAGCGCGCGCCGGCCCCGCCGCGCCAGGGCGAAGCCCCGGCACGGCATGAGGCGCGGAAGAAGGCGGCCGGCCGCAACGACATGGGCCAGCTTCTCCTCATCGCCATCGATGCCGGTCACGGCGGTGAGGATCCGGGCGCGCGCGGTGCCGCGGGCACCCTGGAAAAGGACGTGACCCTGGCCATCGCCCGCCGGGTGAAGGCGCGCATCGATGAGGACCCCAACATGCGCGGGGTGCTCATCCGCGATGGCGATTATTTCATTCCCCTGGGTCAGCGGGTGACCAAGGCGCGCCGCGTGCAGGCCGACCTTTTCGTTTCCATTCACGCCGATGCCTGGATCAATCCCGAAGCGCGGGGTTCCTCCGTCTTCGCCCTCTCCGAGCACGGCGCCACCAGTGCCGCGGCCCGCTGGCTTGCCAAGCGGGAAAACGAGGCGGACCTGATCGGCGGCGTGAATCTGGATGTCAAGGACACCTATCTCAAACGCACCCTGCTCGATCTGTCGCAGACCGCCACCATCAACGAAAGCCTCAAGCTGGGCAAGGACGTGCTGCAGGAGCTGGGCGGCATCAACCGCCTGCACAAGGCGGAGGTGGAGCAGGCGGGCTTCGCCGTGCTCAAGGCGCCGGACATTCCCTCCATCCTCGTCGAGACCGCCTTCATCACCAATCCCCACGAGGAAGCCCGCCTTGCCGACGAGGACTATCAGGAGCGCCTGGCCGCCGCCATCGTCTCCGGCATCAAGCGTTATTTCGCCCGCAACCCACCCCTGGCGCGCAGCAAGCTGGCAGCAAACGAGCGATAA
- the mutL gene encoding DNA mismatch repair endonuclease MutL yields the protein MSALAPADMPVIHLLPELLINQIAAGEVVERPASALKELLENSIDAGAGSIEVRLAQGGVKEIQVTDDGVGMGVEDLPLALARHATSKIATLADLEGVRSLGFRGEALASIAAVSRLSVASRRGEDRHGWLMEAAGEWRSAPRPEAIAPGTVVRVRDLYFNTPARRKFLRSEATEYGHCEEMFRRAALSRPDIAFTLHHNGRAQFYLRAGSREARITALAGEDFARASVPIEASAGELKLEGLAALPAYARSSRDWQYVFVNGRFVRDKLLAHAIREAYRDILHLERHPAYVLFLQLPAEAVDVNVHPMKIEVRFRDARAVHQFVFHALERALSLPAGRGMAPVAESRNREPQPRPAVTFAQQANLRLAAAEPLAFYDALFHTAQPAEAATSSEAEIPPLGYALAQLHGIYILAQNAQGLVVVDMHAAHERIVYEKLKEALDRRQVASQPLLVPVALEASALEVATVEEHRALLAELGFDMAVLSPTSVAVRAVPAALLDAEPVALARDVLRDIRELGASRVLTERRNELLATLACHGAVRAHRRLSVTEMNALLREMEATERSGQCNHGRPTWFQISLAELDKRFLRGA from the coding sequence ATGTCGGCTTTGGCGCCAGCCGACATGCCCGTCATCCATCTTCTGCCTGAGCTCCTCATCAACCAGATCGCCGCCGGCGAGGTGGTGGAGCGTCCCGCCTCCGCCCTCAAGGAACTGCTGGAAAACAGCATCGATGCCGGTGCGGGCAGCATCGAGGTGCGCCTTGCCCAGGGAGGCGTCAAGGAAATCCAGGTGACCGATGACGGTGTGGGCATGGGCGTGGAGGACCTGCCGCTGGCCCTGGCGCGTCATGCCACCAGCAAGATTGCCACCCTCGCCGATCTGGAAGGGGTGAGAAGCCTGGGATTCCGCGGCGAAGCGTTGGCCTCCATTGCCGCCGTGTCGCGGCTGTCCGTGGCCAGCCGGCGGGGGGAGGACCGCCACGGCTGGCTCATGGAAGCGGCAGGGGAGTGGCGTTCGGCGCCACGTCCCGAGGCCATTGCGCCGGGGACGGTGGTGCGGGTGCGTGATCTCTATTTCAACACGCCGGCGCGGCGCAAGTTCCTGCGCAGCGAGGCCACGGAATACGGCCATTGCGAGGAGATGTTCCGCCGCGCCGCCCTTTCCCGCCCCGACATCGCCTTCACCCTGCACCACAACGGCCGCGCCCAGTTCTACCTGCGTGCCGGCAGTCGCGAGGCGCGCATCACGGCGCTGGCGGGCGAGGACTTCGCCCGCGCCAGTGTTCCCATTGAGGCGAGCGCGGGCGAGCTGAAACTGGAAGGGCTGGCAGCACTGCCGGCTTACGCCCGCAGCAGCCGGGATTGGCAGTATGTTTTCGTCAACGGCCGCTTCGTGCGGGACAAACTCCTCGCCCATGCCATTCGCGAGGCCTACCGGGACATCCTGCACCTGGAGCGTCACCCGGCCTATGTATTGTTCCTGCAGTTGCCGGCGGAGGCGGTGGATGTCAACGTCCATCCCATGAAGATCGAGGTCCGCTTCCGCGACGCCCGCGCTGTGCATCAGTTCGTCTTCCATGCCCTAGAGCGGGCACTGTCGCTTCCCGCCGGCAGGGGCATGGCCCCCGTTGCCGAAAGCCGGAACAGGGAGCCCCAGCCGCGGCCCGCCGTGACGTTTGCGCAGCAGGCAAACCTCAGACTTGCCGCCGCCGAGCCTTTGGCTTTCTACGACGCCTTGTTCCACACTGCGCAACCGGCCGAGGCCGCCACCTCTTCCGAGGCGGAGATTCCGCCCCTGGGCTATGCCCTCGCCCAGTTGCACGGCATCTATATCCTCGCGCAAAACGCCCAGGGGCTAGTGGTGGTGGACATGCACGCGGCCCACGAGCGCATCGTTTACGAAAAGCTCAAAGAGGCCCTGGACCGGCGGCAGGTGGCAAGCCAGCCCCTGCTGGTGCCGGTGGCCCTGGAGGCTTCCGCCCTCGAGGTCGCCACCGTAGAGGAGCACAGGGCGCTCCTTGCGGAGCTGGGGTTCGACATGGCCGTGTTGTCGCCCACCTCGGTGGCGGTGCGGGCCGTCCCTGCGGCGCTCCTTGATGCCGAACCGGTAGCCCTCGCCCGCGACGTGTTGCGCGACATCCGCGAACTGGGCGCATCCCGCGTGCTCACCGAACGGCGCAACGAGCTCCTCGCCACGCTGGCCTGCCATGGGGCGGTGCGTGCCCATCGCCGCCTGTCGGTGACGGAAATGAACGCGCTGCTGCGGGAGATGGAAGCCACCGAGCGCTCCGGCCAGTGCAACCACGGCCGACCCACCTGGTTCCAGATTTCCCTTGCGGAGCTCGACAAGCGCTTTCTGCGGGGGGCTTGA
- the queG gene encoding tRNA epoxyqueuosine(34) reductase QueG, with protein MEGTLSPAAGLGPEELRALVTHIRAWAGELGFSAVGIADTDLSAAEPRLAAWLAAGFFGDMDYMARHGLKRARPQELVPGTLRVISVRMDYLPKARDARAVLANPERAYVSRYALGRDYHKVLRQRLEHLARRIAAHVGPFRYRVFTDSAPVMEVELARKAGLGWRGKHSLLLSREGGSWFFLGEIYTDLPLPVDAPLPDHCGTCQACMDVCPTGAIVSPYVVDARRCISYLTIEHKGSIPLPLRPLMGNRIYGCDDCQLFCPWNRFARQSAVADFQVRHDLDDGALTELFAWSEAEFEMRLAGSAIRRIGHERWLRNIAVALGNAPTSPAVIAALDARRDHPSALVREHVAWALSRHGL; from the coding sequence ATGGAAGGGACTTTATCTCCTGCCGCCGGCCTGGGGCCGGAAGAACTTCGCGCGCTGGTGACGCACATCCGCGCCTGGGCCGGGGAATTGGGTTTCTCCGCAGTGGGGATCGCCGACACCGACCTTTCCGCCGCGGAACCGAGACTCGCCGCCTGGCTTGCCGCGGGGTTCTTTGGTGACATGGATTATATGGCAAGGCACGGCCTCAAACGGGCGCGCCCGCAGGAGCTGGTGCCGGGCACGCTGCGGGTGATCAGCGTGCGCATGGACTATCTGCCAAAGGCGAGGGATGCCCGGGCGGTTCTGGCCAACCCCGAGCGCGCCTATGTTTCCCGCTATGCCCTGGGCCGGGACTACCACAAGGTCCTGCGCCAGCGCCTGGAACACCTCGCGCGCCGCATCGCCGCCCACGTGGGGCCCTTCCGTTACCGGGTCTTCACGGACAGTGCCCCGGTGATGGAGGTGGAGCTTGCGCGCAAGGCGGGCCTCGGCTGGCGGGGTAAACACAGCCTGCTTTTGTCCCGCGAAGGCGGTTCCTGGTTTTTTCTCGGCGAAATCTACACCGACCTGCCGCTGCCGGTGGATGCGCCCCTTCCGGATCACTGCGGCACCTGTCAGGCGTGCATGGACGTCTGTCCCACTGGCGCCATCGTCTCGCCCTATGTGGTGGATGCGCGCCGCTGTATTTCCTATCTCACCATCGAACACAAGGGCAGCATTCCCCTGCCCCTGCGCCCGCTGATGGGCAACCGCATCTATGGCTGTGACGACTGCCAGCTTTTCTGTCCCTGGAACCGCTTCGCCCGCCAATCCGCGGTGGCCGATTTCCAGGTGCGCCATGACCTCGATGACGGGGCCCTCACCGAACTTTTCGCCTGGAGTGAAGCGGAATTCGAGATGCGCCTTGCCGGCAGTGCCATTCGCCGCATCGGCCATGAGCGCTGGCTGCGCAACATCGCCGTGGCTTTGGGCAATGCGCCCACTTCGCCGGCGGTGATCGCCGCCCTTGACGCGCGCCGGGATCACCCCTCGGCCCTGGTGCGGGAACACGTGGCCTGGGCGCTTTCCCGCCACGGGCTATAA
- a CDS encoding M48 family metallopeptidase, with amino-acid sequence MVRSSAMRVLLIGFVCLLGLVGCASTTQPGAVGVERSQLLLISRQDAERSAAAFYAREKQKYAAKNALNPDPAQTARVRRIAHDLIAQVGVFRPDAVNWKWEVNVLKSDELNAYCAAGGKIAVYSGLIERLNLTDDELAAVMGHEIAHALREHSREAMSQVLAQQLGVAVLAAALKLNNVGQDLMDKAATLAIGLPNSREKETEADRIGLELTARAGYDPRAAISVWKKMMAQGGGQPPEFLSTHPNPASRLQDIEAHLPRVLPLYEEAQHRARRGG; translated from the coding sequence ATGGTGAGAAGCTCTGCCATGCGTGTATTACTCATCGGCTTCGTCTGTCTGCTTGGCCTTGTTGGCTGTGCCAGCACCACCCAGCCCGGTGCCGTGGGGGTGGAACGCAGCCAATTGCTCCTCATCTCCCGCCAGGATGCCGAGCGCAGCGCCGCCGCCTTCTATGCCCGGGAGAAACAAAAATACGCAGCGAAAAACGCCCTCAACCCGGACCCGGCGCAAACCGCCCGAGTGCGCCGCATCGCCCATGATCTCATTGCGCAGGTGGGGGTGTTCCGGCCGGACGCGGTGAACTGGAAATGGGAGGTCAATGTGCTCAAAAGCGACGAGCTCAACGCCTACTGCGCCGCCGGCGGCAAGATCGCCGTTTACAGTGGTCTCATCGAGCGCCTCAATCTCACCGACGATGAGCTGGCTGCCGTCATGGGCCATGAAATCGCCCATGCGCTGCGGGAACACAGCCGCGAGGCCATGTCCCAGGTGCTGGCGCAGCAGTTGGGAGTAGCGGTGTTGGCCGCGGCCCTGAAGCTGAACAATGTCGGTCAGGACTTGATGGACAAGGCGGCCACCCTCGCCATTGGGCTCCCCAATTCGCGGGAAAAGGAAACGGAAGCGGATCGCATCGGCCTTGAACTCACCGCTCGCGCGGGCTACGATCCCCGTGCCGCCATCAGTGTGTGGAAGAAAATGATGGCCCAGGGGGGCGGGCAGCCGCCGGAATTTCTCAGCACCCACCCCAATCCCGCTTCCCGCCTCCAGGACATCGAGGCGCACCTGCCCCGTGTCCTGCCCCTCTATGAAGAGGCGCAACACAGGGCCAGGAGAGGTGGATAA